ACGCGTCTGTCAGGTCTCGTGCAGCCGAAGCCTTAGGCCGCCAGCGTACGCTGTCGTTGGAGGCCATCTCGGCCTTGATCTCGGCGTTCAGGCATGAAAACGAGTATGTCAGGTCTCGTGCAGTCTCTGCCTTAGGCGGCCAGCGTACGCTGTCGTTGGAGGCCATCTCGGCCTTGATCTCGGCTTTGCAGGATGAAAATGCGTCTGTTAAGTTGGGTGCAGCCTCTGCCTTAGGCGGCCAGAGTACGCTATCGTCGGACGCCGTCTCGGCCTTGATCTCGGCATCGGAGGATAAAAACGCGTCGGTCAGGTCTCGAGCAGCCTATGCTTTAGGCAGTGAGTGTACGCGGTCGTCGGAAGTCGTCTTGGCTTTGATCTCGGCAATGAGGGATGAAAACGCGTCTGTCAGAGCTAGTGCAGCCTCTGCCTTCAGCCGTCAGAGTATGCTGTCGTTGGAGGTCGTTTCGGTCTTGATCTCGGCTTTGCAGGATGAAAACGAGGTGGTCAGGTCTCGTGCAGCCTCTGCCTTAGGTCTCCAGCGTACGCTGTCGTTGGAGGCCATCTCGGCCTTGATCTCGGCACTGAGGGATAAAAATTTGTATGTCAGGTTGAGTGTAGTCGATGCCTTCGACCGCCAGAGTACGCTATCGTCGGACGCCATCTCGGCCTTGATCTCGGCATCGGAGGATAAAAACGCGTTTGTCAGGTCTCGTGCAATCTCTGCCTTAGAGCGCCATAGTAAAAAGGAGTCTATCGAGTCTCGTGCAGCCTTTACGCTATCGTTAGACGCCGTCTCGGCCTCGATCTCGGCTTTGGAGGATGAAAACGCGTCTGTCAAGTCTAGTGCAAAATTTACCTTAGGCAGGCATCTTAATCAGTGTTACAGAATGCTTCCCGATTTATCGCCAGAGCAAATAAAAGCTCTCTACCTTCAAATCTTGTTACCACGCAGTTGCGAACGCATTGCGCCACTCTATATTCAAGATCGCCACCTTCACTTTTATACGGCAACGGGTCCTGGGCAACCGATTAAACTGACATCAGAGCAAGTCGAAAAGCTGAATCAAGCCTTTAGCGCAGCCCAAAAAGAAGAGGGGATTGAGCGTTTACCCGATGAAACACGATTTTTAATAGAGGAGTAAGCAGAGAAGTGCGCAGAGGTTTCCCTGCGCTTCTCGATGAGATAATGTTCAATTTAAGGAACCTCTGAAATAGGTCCAAACACATGGTGGTTTATGGGGAGCTTTGTCGCAGGAATTGTACTATTTTCCCTTTATTCTGGAGTTAGATTGGGTGGAGGAAAAGGGGTTGATGAGATCTTGCTTTTGTACATGATTATATCCATTTATTAAAAATGATAAAAAATATAAAAATAAATTACTTTTTAAATTTCTATAATTAATATAGCAAAGGTCAAATTAATTTTTTATTGGCAAGTGCGAAATTTTGTATTATTAAAATAATCTATTTTATTCTGATTTTTAAATAATATCTTATTGAAAGATACTTTCTTTGAAAAATAATTTTGTGTACTATACAAAAAATTTAATGGTCGCAGGGATGCGCCCATTGGGATTAAATTCTGCGGCTGGCCAACTTGATTAAGAAGGGAGCGGTAACGGTTTCGCTGACTAGACAGCTATCGGCGTCAAAACGGCTTGGCCGTGGGTGGCGTTGCATGAATAGGGCGCATCGAGCGCACACTCATTAATGCTTGATCCAACCCGTTTTTAGCCCATGTGCGTTTACTCTGCAAGACCGCAAGCACACGTTGATAGTTTATATTTTCAGAATCTCGCGGCTGCTCTTGATGCCATAAATGCAATACTTCAGTAGCATAGAAACCTCTTTTACGGCACACGCCGGCATTATATAAACGCGCGACAAAGTCGGCGTCCTCGTGGCCCCAACCGCTAAAATCTTCATCAAAGCCATTGATTGCATGCACATTAGCGGCCCATGCCGCAAGATTGCAGCTTTTAATGCCGCGCCATTTGAAGCCGTTGACGCGGCGTTGTGCAAAATTGGGTAACTTCACCAATAAAGGCAAAAGCTTGTTGATTCGCTGTGCAAAGCGCTGCTGGACCCAAAAACCCCAATTGGCTTGCGTAAGCGATAAACGTTGCGCCAAGAGGTCTGAAGTGAGCGCTTCGTTCAATAAAATACGGCTGCCAGTAACCGTCCATCCTGTTTCGGCAAGCGCTCGGTGGCAAGCAATAAAATCACGCTGCGGTACGCAATCGCCATCGAGAAAGATTAGGTATTCACCGCGTGCCTGGGCAATGCCTTTATTGCGAATAGCCGCTGCCCGAAACCCTTGGTCAGCTTGCCAAACATGACTTACTGTAATATTCGTATGATTTGTTGCAGCTTCAATTACAGCGCGGGTTGGCTCACCAGAACCATCGTCAGCAACAATCACCTCATAATTCGTGTCGGTTTGGGCCAGGCACTGGTCAAGCACTAACGCTAGTGCATCTGGCCGGTTATAGGTTGAAATAATGACCGAGATCAGAAAGTTAGCGTGCGCCATTTTTGCTGTTTTGCCGATGCATGAGCATGAGCTTGAGATAACGGTAATATGTGCCTTCGGCATTAGCGACAGCCAAGATAAAGCCTTCTTTACCATCCAGAAAACCGAGCCGCACTAAATACGTGCGGATGAAAGCCCATAAGCCATGCCCGATTGCTTGGCTGAGTGAGGCGTGTTGGCCACGCTCAAAAAGAGTTTGCGCTCCAGCGCTTGAATAAGCATTGGCTTTGTCGAGTGCTTCGCGCACATCCGGAATCGCAAGATGAATGATCGGTGCATTCAATTTGCCGACTGTGCCATCGATGATCAAGCGAGTATGAGTCCGCACATCAGTAAAACGCGCTTGGCCTCGCCTAAACAGTCGGTCAATGCGATCGGGCCACCAGCCTGAGTGTTTCATAAAGCGGCCGCAAAAGCTTGACCGGCGTGGCGTTGAGAAAGCGGCATGAGCGGAGCCATCTGTTAGCATACAGTCAATTTCTGCACGCAATTCGGGACTCACACGCTCGTCAGCATCAAGACACAAGACCCAGTCGCAGCAAGCCTGCGCCAGTGCACGATTTTTCTGAGGCCCGTCGCCAGGCCAATCGGTTTCAAAGACGCGCGCACCAAATTCACGGCAAAGCGCAGGTGTTCCATCCGTACTTCCTGAATCAAAAACAATGATTTCGTCAGCCCAATGCTGTACTGATTCAAGACAATCGCCAATATCATGTGCTTCATTCATGGCAACCACAATAACGCTAAGGGTGGCGCGCTTCATAAGCTTTTTGTATTGTGCGGGTTGGGCCGATTAGCGCAGCCAATTAGTATCCCACTTAAGAGAACAAATAAATAGCCTTCTGAAATATCAAGTAATAAAGAATTCACCAAACACCCCATGGTAAAGATGAATAGCCAAGTACTGAGTAGTTGACGACTTTGGGTGGGAAGACGGGCTGCGGCCCGTGCAATTTGCACCAGCAAATAGATAAAAAGTCCTAAGCCAACTAGGCCTAGCTCGACCGCAAACAAAAGATATTGATTGTGCGGATTAGCAGTAACCGCGCCACGGGCGCCGCTATAGCCGTCAGTTAATTGCTTGAATGCTTCATGCACTCCCATTGCACCGTAGCCAAAAAACGGACGCTGGGTAATTAACTCCATGCTTTTACGATACCACTCAAGGCGCAAGCCGGTTGCATTAGACTGGTTGTGTTGCTGGTACGCGCTGATTTCAGAGCCGGTATCAGCGAGTCGAGTACTCTTAAAATAGAGCGAAGCGCTTGTCGTACCGATTAAAATAGCAAGAAACACAGCTTGAGCAGCGATCAGGCGGCGATCATGGCGGAAGTTGATCTTTCTCAATTTACACACTATTTGGTAAATGGCAAGCATGATAATAACGACTTGGCCGGTACGGCCTTGCAACATGACTAATACGTTAACCAGCGCTAGTAGCGAAAGTAAATAATAGAGTCCTTTCGCGCGTGCAGATGATGCCGTTTCAGCTATATCCATCGCTAGGCTAAAGAGTAACGCTGAAAAAAGTCCCGCCGTAATATGATTTTTAAAGACCCAAGCATGGGTTACGGGATCGTCTGCGTTATAGAGCGGTCCGATAGTGGTTAGCCCAAGATAGTTGCTGATTGAGAGGAGTAAGACAAAGCTTAGGCTAACGCATAAACCAAGGCGGGCAACGTTGGCGAGCGGTCTGCCTTGAAACACAGCGATTAATAATGGAATAAAAAGTAACTTCCGGTATTTGGCGAGCCATTTTATGCTTTCTTCAAACGGCGCAGAACTATAGAGCACGCTGATCGCGAGCGCGCCAAGGAGGGCGAGCGTAGCAATACTGACAGGGTGGCGCAGGGCATTTCGCCAATTACGCCATAATTCTGGCGCTAGCAACGCTGCAATCGCGAACAAGCCAAGCGCGATATTCGTCAACGCAGTTGAAAAAGGCACACACCATAACGCAATTAACGCAAATAGTTGGGCGCTTGCTAGCGGATATGAAACAGAAACTTTTGTGCCAGGCATAATAGAGGGATTACGTTTTTAGCTTAGCCGAAAATTATAGCTTATTTCCCCTTTATGAATAAATCTTCTACTGTTACTGAAACATTAACGCGTATTTGGAGTTATCTCAAAGCGCATCGCTGGATTATGGTGTTGGCGGTTGCTTCAATGGCGCTGGTGGCAGCAAGCGAGGCCGGGATTCCTGCGTTACTTAAGCCTTTGTTAGACAAAGGCTTTGGCGCTAAAGATCAAGCGGCGCAGGTCAAATGGCTGGTGCCGTTGGCGGTGGTTGTTTTAGCTTTAGTGCGCGGCGCGGCGCAATATGCGTCTAATTATTTGTTGTCGTGGCTCTCTAATCGGGTCTTGCTCGATTTGCGTTTACATATGTTTCAACGCATGTTGCATGCGAGTGCGTTCTTTTTTCAGCGCGAGACCGCCAGCACGATCATGAATGCGATTGTTTTTGAAGTCAACCAGGTGCTGAGTATCCTCACGGGCGTATTAATTACGTTGGTGCGAGATTCATTAGCGGTTTTTTTTCTGCTGGGCTATCTATTTTATTTAAATTGGCGTTTGACTTTAATTTTGGCGGTGATTTTACCTATCATCGGCTGGCTGGTCGGCAAAATTAATCTGCGTTTGCGCCGCTTAAATCGCGAGCACCAAAAATTAACCAATGAACTTTCTTATATCGTTGAGGAAACTATAGCAGGCTATAAGGTGGTTAAGGTTCATCATGGTGAGCCTTACGAAATGCGGCGTTTTGCGGCAATGAGCGCGCGTCTGCGCGGTTATGCGATGCGCTTGACGGTTTCTGGCGCGCTAGCTCAGCCGTTGACTCAATTTTTGGCTTCTATTGCATTGGCGCTGGTACTGGCGATTGCGGTGATGCAGGCGGCGGCTGATCAAACTACGATTGGAGGTTTTGTTGCCTTTGTCACGGCCATGTTGTTGATTATCTCGCCGCTTAAACATCTGATTGATATTAACCAGCCGTTGCAACGGGGGATCACTGCGGCAGAGTTGATTTTTGGCTTAATTGACGAGCCGGCTGAACCTGCTGGCGGTGGGCGCACTTTAGCGCGGGCGCAGGGCAAGGTTGAGTTCCAGCAGGTTTCTTTTAGTTACGGAGCCACTCATCCGCCCACGTTGCGTGATCTTTCATTTACCGTAGCGCCCGGCGAGGTGTGCGCGTTGGTGGGGCAATCTGGCAGTGGCAAGACCACTTTGATTAACCTGCTGCCAAGGTTTTTCGACCCCAGCGCTGGGCAGATTTTAATTGATGAAACGCCGCTGACGGCTTATCAGCTGGCTGATCTGCGCAATCAACTTGCTTTTGTCAGCCAAGAGGTGGTGCTGTTTAATGATTCCATCGCTGCCAATGTTGCTTATGGGCAAACGATTGACCGTGGGCGTGTTGAGCAGGCGCTTGCGGCCGCGCATTTAATGGAGTTGATCGCGGAGCTGCCGGATGGGATGGAGACCCAAATTGGCGGTAATGGCATGCGGCTCTCGGGCGGCCAGCGTCAGCGGCTAGCGCTGGCGCGCGCAATTTATAAGGATGCGCCGATTCTGATTCTTGATGAGGCGACTTCGGCGCTGGATGCAGAGTCTGAGAGCCATGTGCAAGCCGCTTTAGATGTCTTGATGCACGGCCGCACCACGTTTGTGATCGCGCATCGGTTAGCGACGATCGAACGCGCGGATCGGATTCTGGTGCTTGAAGCTGGCCAGATTGTGGAGCAGGGCAAACATAGCGAACTATTGCGTCAAAACGGACGATATGCGCAGCTTTATCGGCTTCAGCACGAATCGCGCCAAACTATTTAAAGCAAAACAATATCGTATTGTTCTTGACTTAGACTGGCGGCGGCTTGTAATGAAACAGGCTTGCCAATGAAGTCGCAGAGCATGGCAAGATTTTGCGATTCCTCTTCCAGGAACAGATCGATCACCGTTGGCGAGGCGATAATCCGAAATTCGCGTGGATTAAATTGCCGTGCTTCGCGCAAAATTTCTCGCAGCACGGCATAGCATACGGTGCGCGCGGTTTTAATTTGGCCTCTGCCTGAGCAGGTTGGACAGGGTTCGCAGAGCAGGTGAGCGAGCGCTTCGCGAGTTCGTTTACGCGTCATCTCAACTAATCCAAGTTGAGAAAAACCACTCAGCGAGGTACGGATGCGGTCGTTCGCCAGCGCTTTACTCAGTTCTTTAAGCACGGCTTCACGATGCTCGGCGTTTTCCATATCGATAAAGTCGACAATAATAATGCCGCCAAGATTACGTAGCCGTAGCTGACGCGCAATCGCATGGGTTGCTTCTAAATTGGTTTTAAAAATGGTGTCGTCAAAATTACGGACGCCTACATAACCTCCGGTATTCACATCAATCGTTGTCATTGCTTCAGTTTGATCGAGGATGAGATAGCCGCCGGATTTTAAATCGACGCGTTTAGCTAAGGCTTGCCGAATTTCGGTTTCAATGTCATAGAGATCAAACAGTGGCCGCTCGTCAGCATAGTGTTGCAATTTTGCCTGCACGTCTGGGGTGAAGGCTGCAGCAAATTCAAGCAGAATTTGAAAGGTTTCGCGTGAATCGACTTGGATCGCTGTAGTGTGTTCATTTACAAAATCACGCAGTACGCGTTGCGGCAACTCAAGGTCTTGGTAGAGCAGGGGCGGCGCCGGTGAGCGTTGAGCTTGGCTTTGAATCGTGGCCCAGGTTTTACGCAAATAAAGTACATCATTGGCCAATTCTTCTTGGCTTGCATCCTCGGCAATCGTGCGTATGATGTAGCCGCCTTTTTCAGCGGCGGGTAAAACCTCTGCCAAGCGCGCGCGGATGGCTTCGCGTTCGATCTCGCTTTCTATTTTTTGCGAAATGCCGATATGGGGTTCGTGTGGCAAATACACTAAGGTGCGGCCAGCAATGCTGATCTGCGTTGAAAGGCGCGCCCCTTTGTTGCCAAATGGATCTTTGATCACCTGCACCATCAGCGTTTGCCCTTCGTTGAGCACTTTTTCAATCGGCTGAGGCGCTACGTGATGCTCTTTGCCGCCCGGCTGCCAAAGATCGGCAATATGTAAAAAAGCAGCGCGTCCAAGCCCAATATCGATAAAAGCCGACTGCATGCCAGGCAAGACTCGTATTACCCTACCCAAGTAAATATTGCCGACTAACCCACGCGACAAAGTCCGTTCAATATAGAGCTCTTGCGCCACGCCTTGTTGGACAATTGCAACCCGCGCCTCTTGCGGCGTAATATTGATTAAAATTTCTTGCTTCATCATTGTGCGGGGAATCTAAGCCTATATGTTGAGCAGAAATTATTTTTAAAATAGCGAGCGCGCTTAGGGGTTTAAGCGCAGCGATAGGGAGGGCTATGGTCCACAGTGAGGATCCATAATTTCATTGTAAGGGTGCTGGCCCCGAGAGTTTCATATGGACTGGCTTGCCGCCCCAAATTTCTTCGAGCCGGTAATATTGCCGTAGCGCGGGGAGCAAAATATGCACGACTGCATCGCCGCAATCGACTAACACCCATTCGCCCGTTTCGGCGCCTTCAATGCTGAGGACTTGGCCGCCAGCAGCTTTGACGTTTTCTCGCACGCTCAAAGCAAGAGAGCGAGTTTGCCGATTTGAGGTGCCACTGGCGATAATTACCCGGTCAAAGAAATCGCTGAGATGGCTGGTATTAAAGACTTCGATATTTTGCGCTTTCATTGCCTCAAGGCCGTCGACAATTGAGCGTTGGAGTGTACGTATATTCATATTACGAGGTGGATTGATAAAGATGGTGCTGAAGAATGTAATGCCAGATGGGAGCTGGCAAAAATGGCGGTGCTGCGGCATTTAAGGTTGCTCTGGATTCTCGTAGCTGAGCGCGGATCTGGGTTGCCGAAATCTCAAGCGCGAACTCGGTATCGAGTAAAATTAGGCCATGCGTGTGCTGGCTTAGTGCGGGCGCGGGCGCTGTGCGTTGGGCAATCTCTGCGGCAATCACAGGGGCGGCTGCGGCAAGCGAAAAACCTGGGCGCGCTGCTACGCAAAGATGTGCATAATCGAAGAGCCGCGGCCACTGATGCCAACTATCTAGCCGTATCAGTTGATCGGCCCCCATCAAAAACGATAACGAGGCGTGAGCGCCCACTTTTTTACGCCATGCAGCCAGTGTATCCACTGTGTAACTCGGGCTGGCGCGCTCAATTTCATCGGTGGCGACGATGACTTCAGTCTCAGGTAACTTTAGTTGAGCTGCGCCCAGGCGCGTCATCGCTAAGCGGTGAGAGGCCGCCGATACTTGGTTGAGACCGGCGCCATGCGCTTTTTGCCACGGCTGCCCCGCGGGCAGCAAAATCAATTGATTAAGGTGCAAACGTTTTGCAAAATCGGCAGCGAGCGTCAAATGCCCATGATGAAACGGGTCGAAGGTCCCACCGAAAATACCCACACGTAGCGTCATTGAAGGTACCAATCTCATCCCGCAGAGGATTGCGCACAAAATACCCCGCTGCGCACGGTATCTCTTACGGCAAATTGCATACAACCATTCAATTTAATCATAGCCAATCGCGCGCAATCAGAAAATCGCTATAAAGCTGGGCTTCAGGCGAGTCGGGCTCGGGTTTCCAGTTATAGCGCCAGTGTGCTACTGGGGGCAGCGACATTAAAATCGATTCAGTCCGCCCGCCGCTTTGTAGGCCAAAGAGCGTGCCGCGGTCACAGACGAGGTTAAATTCAACATAACGACCGCGACGGTAGGCTTGGAAGGCTTTTTCATTCGGACCAAAGGGTAGATGGCGGCGGGCCTGAATAATTGGCAAATAGGCTTTGGTAAAGGCATCGCCAACGCTTTGCATGAGCTTAAACCCTTGTTCAAAGCCTAGCTCGGAAAAATCATCATAAAAAATTCCACCAATACCGCGCGGCTCGTTGCGATGCTTTAAAAAAAAGTACTCATCACAGGCTTGTTTGAAGCGCGGATAAAGATCGGCTCCAAATGGCGCAACGGCATCACGGCAAATACGATGAAAGTGGCGCGCATCCTCTGCAAACCCATAGTAAGGTGTAAGGTCCATGCCACCACCAAACCAGAATACCGGAGCCGTATGCGCGCCGGCGGGCATGGCCGCCAGTAAACGCACATTCATATGCACGGTTGGGCAGTAGGGGTTATGCGGATGGAGTACGAGTGAGATGCCGAGTGCTTCAAAACTGCAACCAGCCAGTTGTGGCCTGGCAGAGGTGGCTGAACTCGGTAAAGTATCGCCGCTCACGTGAGAGAAGTTAACACCGCCGCTTTCCAGCAAGCCACCGGGTTCGATAATGCATGAAACGCCGTCGCCACGCAGGTGTTCGCTTGGTGCACGCTGCCACGGATCATGGATAAAACGCGGCGCATCAAGCTGCTCAAAAGAAGCTGTGATCTGTTGCTGTAAATTAAGTAAATAGCTGCGCACGCGCGCAAAGTCGATTTGAGAATCCATGCCTTGATAGCTTATCGATCAAATAAAAAATAATAGAAAACGGCGCAACCCCGGCGCTGAGTATTTTTAATTTAATGGTTTCCGATTTAAGGCGCGATAACCAATATCGCGCCGATATTGCATCCCATCGAAAGCGATTCGATTCACTACATCGTAGACCGCAGTTTGGGCGCCGCGCACAGTGTCCGCCAGTCCAACGACACACAGTACCCTGCCACCCGCTGTTACCAGGCGTTCATCAACCAGGGTGGTTCCTGCATGAAAGGTCTGGATCTGTTCAGTGTGCGCTGGAATGCCAGAAATTAAATCTCCTTTCCGCGGCGCTTCTGGATAGCCATGCGCCGCCAGTACGACCCCTAACGCGGTGCGGCGATCCCAGGCTAACTCCACCTGGTCTAGCGTGCCGGCAATGGCGTGTTCAATGACGTTAGAGAAATCCCCTTTTAAGCGCGCCATGATCGGTTGCGTTTCTGGATCGCCTAGACGGCAGTTGAATTCAAGCGCCTTGGGATTGCCCTGCGCATCGATCATAATCCCGGCATACAGAAAGCCGGTGTAACGAATTCCTTCTTGCTCCATACCTTGCACCGTGGGCAAGATAATTTCCCGCATAATGCGTGCATGTAATTTGGGCGTCACAATCGGGGCCGGCGAATAGGCTCCCATGCCGCCTGTATTCGGACCTGCATCATGCTCGAGCAAACGCTTATGATCCTGGCTAGAGGCCAGGGGGAGCACATGTTTACCGTCTACCATGACAATAAAGCTGGCTTCTTCACCGCTTAAGTATTCTTCAATCACCACCCGCGCGCCATTGCCTCCAGCCAACATCGTGTCGATAGCGGCATGCGCCTCAGCCAGTTCAGTGGCGACCACAACGCCTTTGCCCGCCGCCAAGCCATCCGCTTTAATCACGATTGGCGCGCCTTGTGCGTCAACGTAGCGGTGAGCCGCCGTCGCTTCCTCAAAGCTAGCGTAAGCGGCAGTTGGAATCTGATGCCTCATCATAAAAGCCTTGGCGAAAGCCTTGGAACTTTCCAATTGAGCTGCTTGCTGCGTTGGGCCAAATATTTTAAGCCCGCGAGAACGAAACAGATTGACCACACCCGCCGCGAGCGGCGCTTCTGGCCCGACCACCGTAAACGCGACCCGTTCTTTTTGGGCAAAATCGGCGAGCTCTTCCAAATCGGTTAGAGCAATATTGCGTAGCCGCTCGTCGCGCGCCGTACCGCCATTGCCTGGAGCCACGTAGACAAACTGTACGCGGGGCGCTTGGGCAAGTTTCCATGCCAGCGCATGCTCACGGCCTCCTGAGCCAATAACAAGTAACTTCATACGTATGTGTTCCTAGGGATGACTTAAATTTCGTCAATCAGTGCGTTCGTAAAGACAGCTTGTACGTCATCGAGATTTTCAAGGGTATCCAGCAATTTTTGCATTTTCACTGCATCTTCGCCGGTGCAGGCGATTTCGCTGTGCGGTTTCATGGTGATTTCCGCCAATTCAGCCTTAAAGCCCGCGGTTTCGAGAGCATTTTTGACTTGGCTAAAAGCGCTTGGCACACACACAATTTCAATGCTGCCATCGCTATGATTCATGACGTCATCGGCCCCTGCTTCGAGAGCGATGGTCATTAAGCTTTCTTCAGGCGCGCCCGGCGCAAACAAAAACTGCCCGCAGTGCGTAAACATGAAAACCACGGAGCCATCCTGTCCCAAGTTGCCGCCATGTTTGGAAAAAGCATGGCGTACTTCAGCGACGGTGCGAGTGCGATTATCCGTCATGCAATCGACGATAATCGCAGCGCCCGCTAAGCCATAACCTTCATAACGGATTTCTTCATAGTGGGCGCCTTCAAGCCCACCCGCGCCGCGTTGCGTGGCCCGTTGAATATTGTCCTTGGGCATATTGGCATCAGTGGCTTTGTCAATCGCCAGCCGTAAGCGCGGATTACTATTCACGTCGCCGCCGCCTAAGCGAGCAGCCACGGTAATTTCTTTAATCAAACGTGTCCAAACCTTGCCGCGCTTTGCATCCGCAGCAGCTTTTTTATGCTTGATATTGGCCCATTTAGAATGACCAGCCATAGGCTTTTTCTCCTGAGTGAATGCTAACGGTCGCGCGGGCGCTGACGAGAATTGCCGCGGCTGATGCGGTCACCATTGTTACGCGTTGTGCCGGCGCCATTTCCGTACGGAGCATTATTGTAACGATTGCCATTGCTATTGCCGCTGCGTACCCCTTCGTTAAAAGGAGTATGGGTTTGTCCGTAACGGCGCGGTGCAGGATTGCTATTGTAGTCGGGAAACCCAAGCGCAGTCTGCATCGGATCCGGTTGACGCCGCCGCGGCGCGGCTTGAGCTCGGCCCGTTTGCGAAGCATTACGCCCGGACTTATCGTTGCTGGGCAGTTTCAGTCCCACCGACGTTAATAAAGCTCGTACTTGCGCTTCATCCATTTCTTCCCAGCGGCCGCGTTTTAGGCCGCGGGGCAAAGAAATGGGGCCGTGGCGGGTACGAATCAGCCGACTGACCATGAGGCCGACCGCTTCAAACATGCGCCGTACCTCGCGGTTGCGGCCTTCGGCTAAAGCGACGTGATACCAGCGATTGGTTCCTTCGCCGCCACCTGTTTGCAAGCGCAGAAAATGAGCCGGACCATCGTCTAGCGTGACGCCGCGCAAAAGTTGTTGGCGCGCAGTTTCCGGCAATTCACCTACAATCCG
The Mycoavidus cysteinexigens genome window above contains:
- a CDS encoding glycosyltransferase family 2 protein, with protein sequence MAHANFLISVIISTYNRPDALALVLDQCLAQTDTNYEVIVADDGSGEPTRAVIEAATNHTNITVSHVWQADQGFRAAAIRNKGIAQARGEYLIFLDGDCVPQRDFIACHRALAETGWTVTGSRILLNEALTSDLLAQRLSLTQANWGFWVQQRFAQRINKLLPLLVKLPNFAQRRVNGFKWRGIKSCNLAAWAANVHAINGFDEDFSGWGHEDADFVARLYNAGVCRKRGFYATEVLHLWHQEQPRDSENINYQRVLAVLQSKRTWAKNGLDQALMSVRSMRPIHATPPTAKPF
- a CDS encoding glycosyltransferase family 2 protein, whose protein sequence is MKRATLSVIVVAMNEAHDIGDCLESVQHWADEIIVFDSGSTDGTPALCREFGARVFETDWPGDGPQKNRALAQACCDWVLCLDADERVSPELRAEIDCMLTDGSAHAAFSTPRRSSFCGRFMKHSGWWPDRIDRLFRRGQARFTDVRTHTRLIIDGTVGKLNAPIIHLAIPDVREALDKANAYSSAGAQTLFERGQHASLSQAIGHGLWAFIRTYLVRLGFLDGKEGFILAVANAEGTYYRYLKLMLMHRQNSKNGAR
- a CDS encoding O-antigen ligase family protein translates to MPGTKVSVSYPLASAQLFALIALWCVPFSTALTNIALGLFAIAALLAPELWRNWRNALRHPVSIATLALLGALAISVLYSSAPFEESIKWLAKYRKLLFIPLLIAVFQGRPLANVARLGLCVSLSFVLLLSISNYLGLTTIGPLYNADDPVTHAWVFKNHITAGLFSALLFSLAMDIAETASSARAKGLYYLLSLLALVNVLVMLQGRTGQVVIIMLAIYQIVCKLRKINFRHDRRLIAAQAVFLAILIGTTSASLYFKSTRLADTGSEISAYQQHNQSNATGLRLEWYRKSMELITQRPFFGYGAMGVHEAFKQLTDGYSGARGAVTANPHNQYLLFAVELGLVGLGLFIYLLVQIARAAARLPTQSRQLLSTWLFIFTMGCLVNSLLLDISEGYLFVLLSGILIGCANRPNPHNTKSL
- the msbA gene encoding lipid A export permease/ATP-binding protein MsbA yields the protein MNKSSTVTETLTRIWSYLKAHRWIMVLAVASMALVAASEAGIPALLKPLLDKGFGAKDQAAQVKWLVPLAVVVLALVRGAAQYASNYLLSWLSNRVLLDLRLHMFQRMLHASAFFFQRETASTIMNAIVFEVNQVLSILTGVLITLVRDSLAVFFLLGYLFYLNWRLTLILAVILPIIGWLVGKINLRLRRLNREHQKLTNELSYIVEETIAGYKVVKVHHGEPYEMRRFAAMSARLRGYAMRLTVSGALAQPLTQFLASIALALVLAIAVMQAAADQTTIGGFVAFVTAMLLIISPLKHLIDINQPLQRGITAAELIFGLIDEPAEPAGGGRTLARAQGKVEFQQVSFSYGATHPPTLRDLSFTVAPGEVCALVGQSGSGKTTLINLLPRFFDPSAGQILIDETPLTAYQLADLRNQLAFVSQEVVLFNDSIAANVAYGQTIDRGRVEQALAAAHLMELIAELPDGMETQIGGNGMRLSGGQRQRLALARAIYKDAPILILDEATSALDAESESHVQAALDVLMHGRTTFVIAHRLATIERADRILVLEAGQIVEQGKHSELLRQNGRYAQLYRLQHESRQTI
- the rng gene encoding ribonuclease G, whose amino-acid sequence is MKQEILINITPQEARVAIVQQGVAQELYIERTLSRGLVGNIYLGRVIRVLPGMQSAFIDIGLGRAAFLHIADLWQPGGKEHHVAPQPIEKVLNEGQTLMVQVIKDPFGNKGARLSTQISIAGRTLVYLPHEPHIGISQKIESEIEREAIRARLAEVLPAAEKGGYIIRTIAEDASQEELANDVLYLRKTWATIQSQAQRSPAPPLLYQDLELPQRVLRDFVNEHTTAIQVDSRETFQILLEFAAAFTPDVQAKLQHYADERPLFDLYDIETEIRQALAKRVDLKSGGYLILDQTEAMTTIDVNTGGYVGVRNFDDTIFKTNLEATHAIARQLRLRNLGGIIIVDFIDMENAEHREAVLKELSKALANDRIRTSLSGFSQLGLVEMTRKRTREALAHLLCEPCPTCSGRGQIKTARTVCYAVLREILREARQFNPREFRIIASPTVIDLFLEEESQNLAMLCDFIGKPVSLQAAASLSQEQYDIVLL
- the rsfS gene encoding ribosome silencing factor — protein: MNIRTLQRSIVDGLEAMKAQNIEVFNTSHLSDFFDRVIIASGTSNRQTRSLALSVRENVKAAGGQVLSIEGAETGEWVLVDCGDAVVHILLPALRQYYRLEEIWGGKPVHMKLSGPAPLQ
- a CDS encoding nicotinate-nucleotide adenylyltransferase; amino-acid sequence: MTLRVGIFGGTFDPFHHGHLTLAADFAKRLHLNQLILLPAGQPWQKAHGAGLNQVSAASHRLAMTRLGAAQLKLPETEVIVATDEIERASPSYTVDTLAAWRKKVGAHASLSFLMGADQLIRLDSWHQWPRLFDYAHLCVAARPGFSLAAAAPVIAAEIAQRTAPAPALSQHTHGLILLDTEFALEISATQIRAQLRESRATLNAAAPPFLPAPIWHYILQHHLYQSTS
- the hemF gene encoding oxygen-dependent coproporphyrinogen oxidase; translation: MDSQIDFARVRSYLLNLQQQITASFEQLDAPRFIHDPWQRAPSEHLRGDGVSCIIEPGGLLESGGVNFSHVSGDTLPSSATSARPQLAGCSFEALGISLVLHPHNPYCPTVHMNVRLLAAMPAGAHTAPVFWFGGGMDLTPYYGFAEDARHFHRICRDAVAPFGADLYPRFKQACDEYFFLKHRNEPRGIGGIFYDDFSELGFEQGFKLMQSVGDAFTKAYLPIIQARRHLPFGPNEKAFQAYRRGRYVEFNLVCDRGTLFGLQSGGRTESILMSLPPVAHWRYNWKPEPDSPEAQLYSDFLIARDWL